The following coding sequences lie in one Cyanobacterium sp. Dongsha4 genomic window:
- a CDS encoding DUF3155 domain-containing protein gives MARKRKRKSRRRLEGRKILELVPHYHIESGEDKPVTAARKHIRANGITPPAVLVVKRNEHTTDRYFWAEKGLFGAQYVEENHFLFPSLRIIKPQVKGTTPILSTTH, from the coding sequence TTGGCAAGAAAAAGAAAACGCAAAAGTCGCCGCCGCCTTGAGGGACGCAAAATATTAGAGTTAGTGCCTCACTATCATATAGAAAGTGGTGAAGATAAACCAGTCACCGCCGCTCGTAAACACATAAGGGCAAATGGAATTACACCTCCTGCTGTTTTAGTTGTCAAGAGAAATGAACACACCACTGATCGCTATTTCTGGGCAGAGAAAGGTTTGTTTGGAGCTCAATATGTTGAGGAAAATCATTTTCTTTTTCCCAGTTTGAGGATTATTAAACCCCAAGTTAAGGGAACTACTCCTATTTTATCTACCACTCATTAA